Proteins co-encoded in one Euwallacea similis isolate ESF13 chromosome 34, ESF131.1, whole genome shotgun sequence genomic window:
- the LOC136418284 gene encoding bcl-2-related ovarian killer protein-like isoform X1: protein MEATVNSGGGDTQRKPMTTSRPRRKLSIPVLQQISSGTGDAQAAFRRRFSNVGDVVTRKLSTTIGWRTGISANPPAEVVAVGRGLCSLYVRTKLKKSGLFDKRLGLMRVRSALGGMIDCSNTVREVFPCLLCACQELERMYPKLYTNISRQTGPPPAEGSVGVLLAVGHHMLRSEPTWGKVVAIYCVAGGLAVDYVRQGQNENLHVILEDMFELLEDRMANWVYSTGGWVGLSAHCRSQIQEIPLTKYMTIFGLATIILLVAYFIIRFYVKFGM, encoded by the exons ATGGAAGCCACAGTCAATTCTGGAGGTGGAGACACGCAAAGGAAACCCATGACTACCTCAAGGCCAAGACGAAAACTTAGCATTCCCGTTTTACAGCAAATTTCCTCTG GCACAGGAGATGCACAAGCAGCCTTTAGGAGGAGATTTAGTAACGTCGGAGATGTAGTCACCAGAAAACTCTCCACCACCATTGGGTGGAGGACTGGAATAAGTG CTAATCCTCCTGCAGAAGTAGTGGCAGTGGGCCGAGGACTTTGCTCATTATATGTTCgaacaaaactgaaaaaatccGGACTATTTGATAAGAGATTGGGTCTAATGAGGGTGAGAAGTGCCTTAGGGGGCATGATTGATTGCAGCAACACTGTGAGGGAGGTTTTCCCTT GTTTATTGTGTGCGTGTCAAGAATTAGAGAGAATGTATCCTAAACTGTATACTAACATCTCAAGACAGACAGGCCCACCGCCTGCTGAAGGGAGCGTTGGGGTACTTTTAGCCGTAGGACACCATATGCTCAGATCAGAGCCCACTTGGGGGAAG GTTGTAGCAATATACTGTGTCGCCGGAGGGTTGGCCGTGGACTACGTTCGACAAGGCCAAAACGAGAACCTTCACGTGATTTTAGAGGACATGTTCGAGCTGTTGGAGGATCGAATGGCGAATTGGGTGTATTCGACTGGGGGATGG GTGGGACTGAGCGCGCATTGTAGGTCACAGATTCAGGAGATACCTCTGACGAAATATATGACAATTTTCGGCCTGGCAACCATAATTTTGTTAgttgcttattttattataagattttatgtgaaatttgGGATGTGA
- the LOC136418284 gene encoding bcl-2-related ovarian killer protein-like isoform X2 produces the protein MEATVNSGGGDTQRKPMTTSRPRRKLSIPVLQQISSGTGDAQAAFRRRFSNVGDVVTRKLSTTIGWRTGITNPPAEVVAVGRGLCSLYVRTKLKKSGLFDKRLGLMRVRSALGGMIDCSNTVREVFPCLLCACQELERMYPKLYTNISRQTGPPPAEGSVGVLLAVGHHMLRSEPTWGKVVAIYCVAGGLAVDYVRQGQNENLHVILEDMFELLEDRMANWVYSTGGWVGLSAHCRSQIQEIPLTKYMTIFGLATIILLVAYFIIRFYVKFGM, from the exons ATGGAAGCCACAGTCAATTCTGGAGGTGGAGACACGCAAAGGAAACCCATGACTACCTCAAGGCCAAGACGAAAACTTAGCATTCCCGTTTTACAGCAAATTTCCTCTG GCACAGGAGATGCACAAGCAGCCTTTAGGAGGAGATTTAGTAACGTCGGAGATGTAGTCACCAGAAAACTCTCCACCACCATTGGGTGGAGGACTGGAATAA CTAATCCTCCTGCAGAAGTAGTGGCAGTGGGCCGAGGACTTTGCTCATTATATGTTCgaacaaaactgaaaaaatccGGACTATTTGATAAGAGATTGGGTCTAATGAGGGTGAGAAGTGCCTTAGGGGGCATGATTGATTGCAGCAACACTGTGAGGGAGGTTTTCCCTT GTTTATTGTGTGCGTGTCAAGAATTAGAGAGAATGTATCCTAAACTGTATACTAACATCTCAAGACAGACAGGCCCACCGCCTGCTGAAGGGAGCGTTGGGGTACTTTTAGCCGTAGGACACCATATGCTCAGATCAGAGCCCACTTGGGGGAAG GTTGTAGCAATATACTGTGTCGCCGGAGGGTTGGCCGTGGACTACGTTCGACAAGGCCAAAACGAGAACCTTCACGTGATTTTAGAGGACATGTTCGAGCTGTTGGAGGATCGAATGGCGAATTGGGTGTATTCGACTGGGGGATGG GTGGGACTGAGCGCGCATTGTAGGTCACAGATTCAGGAGATACCTCTGACGAAATATATGACAATTTTCGGCCTGGCAACCATAATTTTGTTAgttgcttattttattataagattttatgtgaaatttgGGATGTGA